AGGAACTATTATCACACCTTATCACACATGTTATATCCACAGGGAGCTTTCCGTCTTGCCATCTATGCAACATTTCCACCAGACAATGATCCTGTTTAGAAAGTAGAAGAGCAATCTTATACTTGGGATCTATAGAAGGAACACGAACAACAGAGTTCATGGCACCGAATCTTTGCGCAATAGCTTGAAAGTCTTCACTCATTTGCTCTCTCGGCCATTTCACCGGATCAAATATAAACTCACTGTCAAAAAGAAACCATCTTTACAACATCACCACTATCAAAAGCTTTTGACTTTCACTCTACCTGCGAGAGTAGAAGACGTTGTTGTTCTCAGGAACAAAGACATCGTAGCCGAGAATGTTTCCGCCTTTAGCTGCAATACAATCTGATAGCTTTGCTACGATTCCAACTGCGTCCTGTAACCAACCAATGGGATTCGAATTTGAAATCGAAGAGGAGCAAAAAAGGAAGAGACTTTTTGATACCTGGCAGTGGAAGACATGGACGCCGGGAATGAGAACGGGTGAGACGGAGGAATCGAGAGACTCGCCGTGAAACCGCGAAGCAGAGGATCTGAGAACAAAGTTCTTAGAGACACAAGTAGCTCTCTCGGAGATGATTCTtcgcatcatcatcatcctctcaCTCTCGGCCTCAACGAGACCAATCACGGTCCCGGTTCCCGAGAGGATCCCTCCACTATCTTTTTTTTGTCCTACTTTtactacttttttattttctttttatatcaaAGTTGTgttgtctttttatttttttaataatgtccGAACTCCGGGTGAACAATCGGGTATCCGTTTAGATTCGGTTCAGGTCTATtcagatttcaaatttttgagaCTAAAGATTTTAATTTCATTtggatatttataaaaatttgtttgGGTTAGGTTAAGATCTTTGCGGGCTCTGTCTGGATTCGGATAATAtgtttaaactattttaaaaaataattaaatttatatactttaaatttctcaaaatataaaaataaaaataatatataacatataaatttaaataattcccgtcaaaaaacataaaattaatataaaaattggtTTAACTTGAATATTTGGATGGGGATCAATAGTTATTTCATGTGCTTTTGGTGTTTTGACTATTGTTTAGCCATTTTAGGCATTCACTTTTGACTACTTGTATATGTTTTATgcattttgaaaaatttcaagATATCTTATATAATGGATATCTTTtggatattaatatataaattattaatatatttaattttataaatttgattcGAATATATTCGGATATCCAGAATATTTTGGTTCGGGTCGGATTCAGTTTTGGTTTTCTAGATACCAAAgttttgaacccgttcggatatttaacaAGTTTTGGTTCAGGTTCGATACTAATTTTTTAGATCATATTTAGTTTAGTTCTTAggatttggatattttttatCTAGCCTTACCGAAGACTATTAAGAAAATTGTCCCTTTTTTGTGTTCTTCGTCAATGGGTCTCCATATGATAAGGCATAGGCTATAGGCAATGATATGTGTTGGGCACTGCTTATTTGTCAGATTAGCTTATATCTGCCTTTGACTTCCTCTTGGTCCAGCACCAGCTTGCTCTTTGTTGTTGACTGAGCTTTGAGAGATTTTCATTTGGTTGCCGTCAAAGAGAGAATGGGTTAGAAAGAATGTGAGTATCTTTCGTTATTCTCAGGGTTGAGATTGCTGGTTTTGTTGGCATTTCCTATATATGCGCTGCTCCATTAACTTTATGCGTAGGTTTTGTTGGCAATGGTGTCTGAGGGGGTATTCTTAATGTTGTTTTAGGCATTAGCTTTAactttaaataagagatataagagacgtctcttaactttttttagttaaaagataAGAGACCGTATATACGCTAAAAGATCCAATCTAAGAGACgtgcaataaacatgctctaagcATCTCCTTTTAGAGATAGAGCATTCCCACAAAAACAGATATCTCCTTCTGGGGGAGTGTTGATAGCAAGAACCTTCCATGAATCAGATTTAAAATCGTACATCTCATAAGGATATTGAAACAATATTAAAATCTCTTTTGTAAAACTGAGCAAAGTGGTAACACACTTAAATTCATGTTAACTCAGGAGTAAGAAACGGTCAACGTTTCTTTTAAAGACTAGTTAttactaaaagaaaaaagaggttATTTGATCTTGTAACTAAACACGTGTGCCTGAACCCACTCGTAACTCAAAAAGAAAATGGTGAGCTGTATGATTTCATTTTCATTCTATCCAAACGTCCAAAACCCCATGCTACGTGGAGACAATAGCATCGTTAGTTTGATGTTTGGTCGGAGAAAATCGTAACTTGTCTTTCTGCTTTCAAACGTCGGTTAAGATCAACGAAGATAGAATCACTACGTAAGCAAGGAACGCAAACAACGCTATCTGTATCAACAACCTTGGATTCTCTCTCATGTTTGGTGACGTAACCGACCTATTGCAAAAGCTTTTGTTACTAACAAAGCCACCAAAAGTAAGATTTGGGATTGTTGGTTTTACCTTGCGATACGCTGCGAGAGCCGATGGAATGGTAAACTTTGGATGAAGACGATGCCTGGTCCCGTTAGAGTCGCCATTACCACGTTATCACCCTTTTCGATTGCACAGAGAGAGTCAGATAAATGAGAGAAGTAATGAATCTTCTACTCCTTAAAAAGTTTAGGATGCAAAGGAGAGTGTAAATATACCCCGAATACTGCTCGTCTCAGAGGAGCATTATTGTATTTGATTTGGACATCGATAGAGGGAGTGAGAGCAGCGATGCAAGACACGTCAATGTTAAGAACTTCTCCTACCTCCAGAACTTTTTGTACAACTAACATGTTTGAGATGGTAATGTCAGTCTCTTTTTGGGGATAAGGCGTAAACAGAAACAGCATTTTGGTTGAGATTAAAACTCACCTGAGCCACCTGCGAGGCTAGGATGAAAGCAAGACCTTGTCCAGATAAGCGCTGTCCCAGAAATCCCTACAACAACAACCTT
This genomic interval from Brassica napus cultivar Da-Ae chromosome A6, Da-Ae, whole genome shotgun sequence contains the following:
- the LOC106402097 gene encoding formyltetrahydrofolate deformylase 1, mitochondrial isoform X1, which translates into the protein MMMMRRIISERATCVSKNFVLRSSASRFHGESLDSSVSPVLIPGVHVFHCQDAVGIVAKLSDCIAAKGGNILGYDVFVPENNNVFYSRRWFLFDSEFIFDPVKWPREQMSEDFQAIAQRFGAMNSVVRVPSIDPKYKIALLLSKQDHCLVEMLHRWQDGKLPVDITCVISNHERASNTHVMRFLERHGIPYHYVATTKDNKREDEILDLVKDTDFLVLARYMQILSGKFLKGYGKDVINIHHGLLPSFKGGYPAKQAFDAGVKLIGATSHFVTEELDAGPIIEQMVESVSHRDNLRSFVQKSEDLEKKCLTKAIKSYCELRVLPYGANKTVVF
- the LOC106402097 gene encoding formyltetrahydrofolate deformylase 1, mitochondrial isoform X2 — encoded protein: MMMMRRIISERATCVSKNFVLRSSASRFHGESLDSSVSPVLIPGVHVFHCQDAVGIVAKLSDCIAAKGGNILGYDVFVPENNNVFYSRSEFIFDPVKWPREQMSEDFQAIAQRFGAMNSVVRVPSIDPKYKIALLLSKQDHCLVEMLHRWQDGKLPVDITCVISNHERASNTHVMRFLERHGIPYHYVATTKDNKREDEILDLVKDTDFLVLARYMQILSGKFLKGYGKDVINIHHGLLPSFKGGYPAKQAFDAGVKLIGATSHFVTEELDAGPIIEQMVESVSHRDNLRSFVQKSEDLEKKCLTKAIKSYCELRVLPYGANKTVVF